CAGGAAAagcatagaaaccaccacgaacaTTTTGTATCTAGATCACagaaaaaaacctcaaatcctttttcctatattctggtattattttatgctgcactctagagtctgtagaacctagctgtaacgacctgcctatgtactcatataatataattaaaataaataaaacagtcaaCCCGAATCCGCGGGTAACGGGGATAGACTAGTCATaaacagtggaaacctaagcagcagtaagtataaaattacaaccacccaaccataaaacataatacctgagtctacttacaccaaaataacatacatatattttcaatctcccataacattccaaatacaactatgatatcacaacaaaataatcctaatcctagtacaaaatctgaccctcctagtagggtaacttaacaaactcaacggcggccacaatCCACTAGTCTCTCAAGGtctcttaaaaaattaattaaattcgggggtgaaacacttcttagtaagggaaaataaattaaatacagttgtgtggaaacatgaacatttaatgtaattatacatatacagtatgttttatatatttgtaaacattcatcatatcgtactgaataatcatatactttcacatttgctaataaatcatattgctcataaaacgtctgttatagctgataatactgaaaacatacccaggatgaatagttagctggtgtcatgtattacctctcatgacgggttgtacagcctaaaggcgagacctgacaatggctggttaATTACtgcagagtcaaaaatgtctgtaagtacgatgggcccgccacaccctagtccggacttccaggtggacatctacactctatactgaaagccacattgactatcgatctcccaccccctcgtggggtggttagcaccaatctgatcatagatatctgatctataagctacggtaccgagctcctaaaacagaactaaactaacatccgggttctgataacatataatacacgatattataacatttttcataatttcataaatacagtttCATctcgaaaatcatttcataaatacggtctggCGCCGaacattatttcataaatatggcatcgcgtcgaatatttcataaatacgacctcgcgccgaaatcatttcatacatatcattctgaaaataatcaattatcatgtacttatcaaaatcatcataatatcctgtatcttttcataactcctgaaaacatgctttattcgtaaaatttgtcatatcattacttttcatgaaaaataacattcatgccacacaagttgaATAATTCCGCACATTTCATTCTAAATCACATTTTtcgtataatagcagtatttccccaataacatacattttctcaataatattcaaatatcatgcatgtTTTCCTGAAAGTTAATTTACCGAGAAATAATAACAATATgtgtggaaaataactgttttagtttattcccttacttgacaacTAAAAAGCCTCTATGAATTCCttgactcacacccgtaggatttcctaatcaataccctgaaaatgaaaaatcccagtactaaacttcagtattttcacgtgaatatcatttcctataagtatgaaaagaccaaattagacataaaaagtcttacctcaactcagggatgaattttaactagcttccaccaacgatctgctctaacagatttggagagaacttccccaagagcgccgtggtggctttagatcgtcaatCTGGCAAGCGATAgagctgaaattgaagagagaagggagagaaatcgaagggagagagagagagagagatagagagtgatttttttcttaattttctacatttaaatgtgggtttttgctatttatagggttggattcgtcgacgagacacgtcaccttgtcgacgagtcctgtagaaagttcgtcaatgaacctgcaccttcgtcgacgagtttcaaacttcccaaaaaccctctctcggtatcttctcgtcgacaaaacttgtcttcgtcgaagaggccctcttgtaccctcgtcgacgaagtttgctgcctcattttgtttctgtttccatttccctccctatttattatttaaataccattattattcgggtcgtcacactagcaacctaggctttgaaaccaaaatgtaacgacctcaaaatttaatcatatattttttgaaaacacaTATGAACTGCTCTGATACCCCTGCTATGAAATCTCAGGCCTCAAAGGGGCACTGGAAGTAATCACGCTATCTGCGAGCCTTGTCTGCTCGCCTAATTgattcacctaaaaaatgttagagtattGGAGTGAGTTGAcactcagtaagtagaaatatgctattactagtgtgcggcgactaagttgcatactattttaataacatctgaactgtatgaaatgataaatctgtaaaacatatcgtACATTTTTCACAGTTTAAATTATAAccgtatcatctgtattttctacttttcataccactaatatcatactatattcatcaaatactgtaaaacaatatacatatacataattgtactTTTTTattagaactctgtatgtcataatttgacccctcatggcagggttgtgcggcccataggcgggacatAACGCTGGTCGGTCCTCCAGGTTTGTCACTCTACTTTACACTTCCTTAGCCCGGCCAAATTGCATCCCCTTCTAGGCGTGGAACtggactgctacctcgtcaaattgaCCCCCTCAACCTAActaactggggagctgcatcctctccgaacACGGTTTggcggtacccacacactatctgagatatgtggtcaCACTccatctgtattagcaacggtaccatgctctgttatATGTATCTatatctataatatttcatagggatctgataccatatatataatactataatctttctactattttcatcatgtttccaaaataactagAACAGtataattttgtattgtaaatactttaatatctgaataatataactgtagcatcttgatgctatatctgtatatttgactatataatctgtctgtatattttgagtgttatggtattaggaaacaggGTACTCTGTAAATACAATATATACTGATCTTAAaaaaaaactgtaatatactgatttaaataaaactgtaatatactgatatgaataaacatCTATAGTATActaatttgaataaaaactgtaatatactgatctgattAAATAtctgtgcatatatatatatatatatatattgatctgcataaatatatgtatatactgtatAATATGACATGCTGGAAAATGCTATATAAGTTCCTtatcagataaatatctactcaggccacacaaacattaaaaactcttattttgtaaaaactgcataataaactggtatatatgtatccatgaaatctctgttaaaatttttgaaactcctagcatagcatatttcccttacctagtttctgaaaagcccttactATACTCTaaccctacacccacagggttctccactaaacaccttgaaaatcacatctcccaaaacaaaatatcgtTATTACTTTGTAcactatatttcttataactatgggaaaggcaaatactgcaTAAGttgccttaccctgaaattgggatgggatctaaaccacttccaccaacgatccgctttggAAAACTTATGGAGAACTTCCCTAGGaccgtcgtggtggcctcagatcgtcgatccggcaagaaATAGAGCCGAGATctaagagagaaggggagagggtcgttttagagagagagagagagagagagagagagagagagagagagagagagagagagagagaggatgtttTTGCACCATTTTCTGTTGAAATATCTGAGTTTTAACTATTTATAGCcatagattcatcgacgagacacgtcatctcatcgacgagtcactgaagaaattcgtcgatgaaccgtatccctcgtcgatgaattttagacttccaaaatccccctctcgatatcttcCCGTCAACGAAACATGTCCTTATCAGCGAGGCCCTcatatgttctcgtcgacgaattccctgtgttcattAGCAAGACCTTGTTAATTCTCTCGGTTATTACAATATTGTTGGTTGTTTCTTCAACCTGAGCTTCCAATACACTAATTCTTTCAGCATTGTTtagtgccatggtcacttaccaaaactTCCCAAATCCCACAATGAAGGTAATTGAATTCTCGTAGCAACTCAGCTTTGGGCTATGATACCAAGTATCACGgcccgactattttcacacccttgtgaagggccgtgcggtgctagctaaagcactctttcttaactagccagcctatcatttaccaacattcattcacgaaatactttcattaacattcattcaaatagtagCGGAAACACTAATCCattcatgaaagttgtggcaagcaagcagtaaacattgaagcaaacataattcattaacaacacctccgttgacattgtgtgcttagtgAAGGAGGCAAGTAGGTTTAACACGTtcacaatagctagtgagttttacaatgactgttgaacactcacccttccctaaagagattttatgtaattatcatcctagtactaggaaacatcaaagtgaccgaggagtcacactgccttatttggcatacaaagatactactagtagaaaataaccctacactagtatttacatgatggaaacccatcccaagcacatgagataagcggtcataggcaagcataatgccctgaacaaactTAACTCGTGACACCATTACCTCGAAGCTTGTTTGAGGTCATACAAGGATCTGTTGGGTTTGCAGACTCGAGTCTCCCCTTTTTGTCCAAATCCTGGAGGGAGTTGCATGTATACTTCTTCATCCAAATCACCATTGAGAAAGGCATTGTTGACATCAAGTTGGTTATGGTGCCAATATGAGCAAAAGGATAAGGTTTACCTGGAGAGTGGACCATGTGAAAATTAGAGAGAGAATCAAGAGGTGTACAAtagaaaattttatattttattgtgtGTATAGAATGAATCTGTACATGGGTATTTATACAGGGATTGGAGAGACAAAGCATTAAATTAGATAGTTACAAATATGTAGAGGAGCCTATGGAATGGTGAACTGTTTGATTTTGTGTGATTGCCAATCTCCTTGATTGTTGATTGCCTAACATCTTGCCATGATTATTGTGATTTCTCAACAGAttggaaaataaaatgaaaataaaataaaaaagatactTATTTTCCATTATACTTCTCCTCATACCAAATactacaaaaaattaaaatatattttaatattattattattattattattatttgaaacgATGGTGTCCGAGagtttattttactattattaaaaattttagagcGAAATATttattatacataaataaataaaaatccatTAATTCAATAGATTTTTTGGTATTGCTTTTTACatttcttgataatcaaacataaaaagaaaataaataaataaattccttCCCCCGTGTCGTGTAGGATGATGTAGAAGACACTCCTATCCCCATTCCGAATTCATCACCGAGTGTCATATAACGCAATTATATATACTAGACAGAACACGAATTACACGATTCTAATTTAATACGTCGACGACCTCAGCTGCCATTTATATATGTCTATATTCTATCCTTCTGAAGGACTATCGCAGTACAACTCTTACCAAACCCGCGTACAAAATTGAAAGTTTCAGCTCTAAAACCCCAGACTAAACGCCTATAGTCTATTGACCAAAACGCACACGTATCTAATTTTTTACATATTAGATTAGAAGCCCCCTCTTGACGCCAATTCAGTCCACCCTTCTTTCCTTTCCACTTCAATTTTTTCCCCTCGTCACAGCATTTCTCAATGCTTGATTTACAGTATTTCAGCTATTCCAAATCGTCTTTGTTCTCAACAGTCACCTTTGCTGCTGTTTTCATCGTCGTCATCTCTGCTGCCAGCTTCATATCCAATATTTCTCTATACTCCTCGGCCTTCAGAGTTAAAAGGAATCTAGATTCGGCATGCGAACCGCTGCTTTTGCGGATAGAAGGGGTTAACACCGAAGCTCATAGGGAAGTTCAGAAGCCTCTGATTTCTCCCGTTACTGTCACTGGGGAAGAAGGGATTGGGCAGCTCAGGAACAAGTTGCAGGAGCTTGAGATTCTTAAGTGGCACGGGTTGGCACCGAAGTTCGATCACCGGCTGCGGGAATTTTTCAACGGAGGTTGCTCCCTTCGATTCTTTATGACATGGATTTCCCCGGCAAAGTCCTTCGGAAGGCGAGAGTTCTTCACCGTGGAAAGCCTATTCAAAGCCCACCCTCAAGGATGCCTCGTAATTCTGTCGAAAACCTTGGACACCGGGCGCGGGCGTGCCATGCTGGAACCGCTCGTCGGGAAGGGTTTTAGACTAATGGCAGCCACACCAAACTTGTCCTTTCTGCTCAAGAACACCTCTGCCGAAGCCTGGTTCGAGGAGATCTCGAGCGGGAGAAAGGAACCGGGAGAGATCCCATTAGCCCAAAACCTATCCAATCTCCTCAGACTTGCGATTCTGTACAAGTATGGAGGCATTTACCTGGACACAGACTTCATAGTTCTCAGGGACTTTTCGGGGTTGCGGAACTCGATCGGAGCGCAAAGTGTGAACGTGGCTGGAAACTGGACAAGACTAAACAACGCAGTTCTGGTCTTTGAGAAGAACCATCCACTTCTTTACCAGTTCATTGAGGAGTTTGCCTCAACTTTTGATGGAAACAGGTGGGGACACAATGGCCCTTACCTGGTTTCTAGGGTTGTGGAGAGAACGGCAAGAAGGCTGCCTGCGGAGTACTCCGTTAGGGTTTTGCCGCCCATGGCGTTTTACCCAGTTGATTGGACGCGGGTGGGTAGCTATTTCCGTCAGCCACATAGCCGGTTTGATTCGAAATGGGTGGAAGCAAAGCTGGTTCAACTCAGTCTGGAAAGTTATGGGGTGCACCTGTGGAATAGGGAAACCAGAAACACGAGAATTGAAGAAGGAAGTGTGATGGGCCGATTAGTCTCCTCCCACTGCATCCTTTGTAGAGAGATATACAGTTTGTGAAGAATATGGCTTATGGCAGTTCGATGGCGAGGCTTCTTGGGTTTTGAACAAGAGTTCCTGAAAATTGAGGCcttattggatttttttttttgtattaattCTCCATGCTCCTTTTTATGTATTATTTTGTAGATGTAGATATGGAAATCATACCAACTGTTATACATTTAAGTGAAAATATACATTGATCTGTTACACTTCAAAGGTGAATCGACAGGAAGCAACTCATGGCATGTTGGTAGGTGAGTATAGAATGGAACAGGAGAATAGAATACTGCAATTAATCACTTCATTTTTCTGTTACCCTtcttattaaaattttcatttcattgcacAAATTAAACATGATCTTAGAGTTGAAACGAGAATGCCAAAATTCTGATTTTTTTATCTGGAGCTGGCACTGAAAAGaatgccttattattattattattattattattattattattattattattattttgaatgaaAGTAGCTATTTTGTGCAAGAAATCAGACAAAGTGAgatgggaatatatatatatatatatatatatatatatatatatatatatatatatatatatatatatatgaacaatacCGTGATTGACCCGCAAGAGATAGTTGAAAGAGGAAGTAGTTGGGTCTGAGATTTTACCTCATAAATTTTAAGTGAATGAATGGATTAATCGTTGACATACATGGAAAATTTTGAATACAAGAATTATATTGGATATCCAGCTTTCAATACAAACCTAAAGTCTCACTTAGATCACAGTTATTAGTTCCTAGGATCTTTCGAGATTTTTGAGAAACAATACTTCATACACTGCATTCCTACGTTTTGGGAGCCAAAAAGCTTATGTaataggtattttttttttctttttgaaaagaaTGTAATTGGTAATTTTACTTGCAAAATATGAAAAGTCGATCAATTCATATACtcatttatgaatatttttattttcttcgactttttattttttgtgagaCTAAATATCCTCACTATTTATTTTGGTTGGATAGGTATAAAGGCCTTCCTATTATAATATCATAACATACTATGATGAAATTTATGATGATGACaagtaaaacaaaaaataatttatttttttgcttaagaaatttgattaGTGCTGTGTCATCCATGTAGTCCTCCAAACTAGAGTTCTATTTTATCTAGCAGAAAATGAAGTTTAATGTTTGAGATTTTCCCATGGTATGTtgttataataaaatatatgttaaattatattatataatatattgtattattagttATATACTCCTTATTATATTTGTAAAAGGATATAATTACATACTTTAATTTATAATATGGTGTAAGTGTAATATAATGATATCTACAATAATTCCCCACTTGTGGTTTGCATGATGAATTACAAGGGGTGCGTTAATGGACGAGCGGTAACATTTTCACTCCCATGGATTTGGTACCGCACCGGGAGATCCAAAAGAGCTCGTCGGTGGCTGTTCTCACGTCATTAAAAAAAAGTTATTATAATATGTATGCTAAATCTATACAAAttaatagtattatttatttctaataatataattttattatattaaaaatggTGACAAAATTGATCATAATATCGTATAATATTGCATTGCTATAATATATAATTGTTTGCTACAAATCTCGCACCATTTGGACTTCGTAGGGTGATGAAAAatgcaaaaagaaaataaaagaaaatataaactatAAAATTACACAATAGaatgtaaattaaaattttacagATAcgacatttgatttttttttttctctatttaatCCTCTTTTGAGATTCCGTCGAGGGCTGTAGTAGCTTGATCTCTGGTGGAGCAAATCTTGTTTGAGTCTTTACTTCGGTGCCAAAGACGATTTTGTAGGTGAAACTTTGGTCGTGAAgttggactttttttttttttttttgagtgtgATGCTTTTATCCCttcttgtgtatatatatatatatatatatatatattagattgaATAAATGGGGCAAGTGGgcttggaggggggggggggggggggtggggtggggtcCCTCCTTTGGTCAAAATGGAGGCTACCTTACATGGAGTGTGGGAGAGAGGGGATGGAGAGAGAGATATGATGGAGGAAATGATGAAGGCAAGCTTTTAAGTGGGCACCATCTCCTATAATTTTACAGAAACCCAAAAAAAGAATAATTATGCTACCCAATTCAAATGCTAGTGACCAGTGCACACTCTAGCCTTCTGAAAGGGTTGGATGGAGTCAATGAAGGTGAAAGGAGTTGATGGAAGAGACTTCAGTGGCGAACTGGTTCGGTGCAAGGATGTTTGCCGTTGAGGATGAAATCGAAGGCTCTAAAGATTTATGGAGATATCAAGAAGGCGAATCAGCTGATTTCGCCCGGCGGTAAGCTCGCAAGCTTtctctattctttttttttttttttttatgcttgatgtctctctctctctcttgctcattcTGTTGTGATGCCTTGGCTCAGTGAGAGGCCTAAGTATTTATAGGCGAAATCTGATCTCACCATAGTCGCAAATCTAGCGAATTTTCAAATTTGGCAGCGACACTTTCAATGAAAGTTGCAGATCCGGTGAATTTTCAAATTTGGTGGTGGCATTTTCAGTTTAAGTCACAGATCTAGTGATCTCTTCAATTTTGGCGGTGGTATTTCTCAACTTTGGCGGTAGTTCTTTTAACGAAAGTTGCAGATTCGGCGAATTTTCAATTTTGGTGGCGACTTTCTCAACTTCGGCGGCGGTACTTTTGACCAAAGTTGCAGATCCGGCGAACTTTCAATTTTGGTGATGGCTTTCTCAACTTCAGCGGCAATGCTTTTGACGAAAGTTGCAGATCCGGCGCCGAGTGTGATTTTCCTTGAATTTTGTATCTTTGTATTTTTGTACGCCTAGAGGGCGTATTTTTATACATATGTATTTTTTTGTCACTTATATTCCTACGaagtgtatacatatatatatatatatatatatatataaatatatatatattctttattttcttccatttttttttttcaaaattttagtgtTTACAAATGCCCTCACTTCAAGTCTTCGTGTGGCGCACAACTTGTGACGCAATTAATGCGAATCGAGTCTTGAAGTTCTATAGATTTGCTAACTCCCGTGGGCAATCTTGATTGGTTGATGGCAAAAACGCGTGGTGGATTTCTCTGCCCATGCAGTATTTGAGTGAGGTTGGTGCTTGAGATGCTGGGGTCATGCACTATTAAGAAGAACTCAAGACCTGTAGTCTGTCTCTCCATCACTTTTGCTTTAAATGATATTATTCTCCCTCCTTGGTCACCGCTTGGGTCGGTGGCCTAGTGGCAACGAGCCTGTCGTGCCTCTAAGAGGTCATGGATTCGAGTTTTCGGCTCCTCACTGCttcgcccaagtggtctcatgccctaaATTTACTTCAGGGGTAAATAAGGTACGACCGATGAGTATCTTTCTACGAggctaccttttttttttttttttttacatcctTCAAATAAATAAAGACAAATCAAATCCTTCATGTCTCTGTTTGATGGATGCGTGGGGGTTCAAGTCTAACACTTAGGTCAACACCAGCATTGGTCAAAGTGCTTGTAGTGTCACTGCTACTTGCTCTGGATCTTGTTTGATGGTTATAGACTCCAGCAATGTCATCGGCATAAGCCGAGAAAAGCTAAAGGGTACCTCCTTCTTCGGCATGAGAAGAAGAGTGTCCTTCTCTTCTTGATGGCTAGTGGTTAGGATGTTCAAAATGACTGGAGGTCATCCCCTTAGTAACGATTTGCCTCTTGGATGCCAGTACGTTTGACATAGTGCAAAACGAACCTGCTAAAGATGGTAGTGCAGGCTAGGATCGCAAGAAACCCTCGTTGTGTTGGTAGCGGCACAAGTAGTATATATGCTAGAACCTGTTAAAGCGATGAAGGTGGTAAGTTCCACTTCCGGAGCATTGATGATGAAAGCAGCGGCAAGAGGAGCAGCAGTCGAGGTAGTGGTGCAGGAACTACTCGGTGTGGCAATAATGGAAGTGGTGAGATCAAGGGTCAGTGGAGTAGTAGTAGCAATAGTGAGATCAATGGTCAGTAGGGTTCGACTTGTGGTCCCTTCGACTGGCCCCTTTTTGTGATTCTTTTGATCCTCGAACCAGAGGCGTACATCTTTTGGTTTGACTAGGCCATATGGTCGGAGCTATGTTGTGAGCAAGTATACTAGCTCCTGGGAAGGAAGTTCCCCCTTGTAATGAAATGCCACCTCTAGGATCTCCAGTTGTTCCCTTTGAAGTGCCCATCTAGGAGTTGATGAACTTGTGTTTCCCCTTGTAGTTTGCACCATTGGTTGATTTGGCCTCATTTTTACAGTGAGAGTCACCTTGGCTAACGGAATAAAGAAGGAGATGATAAGGAAGGATGGTTAGGATGAATGAGTCTGAGTAGCTTGCTTCTTTTTCCATACCCATTTCTTTTATAGCAAGACCGATCAAAAATTGAAGTTGGTAGGTTGCTTAACTTTGACATCGTGGACAGCTAGTGACAACAAGGTTGAAAAGGAACAACCTTCGGTGTTGCAAAGATTGATAGAGTAGTAGCTGTTGCCGAAAATGTTGAAGCAGCACTCGACTGCTTTGGATTATTCTTCCTTACCTTACTTGCCGTACGCATTTTTTTTTGACCATTCACAGTTTATACTTTTGCGGGCCAGGAGTATTTTGGACATAAAGTAGAGCCTTATGTGTAGTAGCATTTCAAGAACTTGTTGTTTATTGGACCAATGCCAATGCCTTCGTGGTGAGTAGCATGTAAGCATTGTTTGTGTACGCTCATTTTACCAAGTATGGACCATCCCATTTATAAGTAAGCTTATTGCCTAGCCAGTGTTTCAGATTGATTTGTTGTCGTACCGCGAGGACTAAGTCTCTAACTTTGAATGACCACGGGCGGACTTTGCGGTCAAAGGCCTTGGTGAGTCGAGCTTGGTAGCACTCTAGTTGCTGTTGTGCTTGGAGTCTTTTTTCATCTAGAGCCTCTAGATCTTCCAATCGTAGGCGTGCATTTTCTTCTTTAGTGAGACCTTCTTGGATC
This Malania oleifera isolate guangnan ecotype guangnan chromosome 11, ASM2987363v1, whole genome shotgun sequence DNA region includes the following protein-coding sequences:
- the LOC131168022 gene encoding uncharacterized protein LOC131168022, whose protein sequence is MLDLQYFSYSKSSLFSTVTFAAVFIVVISAASFISNISLYSSAFRVKRNLDSACEPLLLRIEGVNTEAHREVQKPLISPVTVTGEEGIGQLRNKLQELEILKWHGLAPKFDHRLREFFNGGCSLRFFMTWISPAKSFGRREFFTVESLFKAHPQGCLVILSKTLDTGRGRAMLEPLVGKGFRLMAATPNLSFLLKNTSAEAWFEEISSGRKEPGEIPLAQNLSNLLRLAILYKYGGIYLDTDFIVLRDFSGLRNSIGAQSVNVAGNWTRLNNAVLVFEKNHPLLYQFIEEFASTFDGNRWGHNGPYLVSRVVERTARRLPAEYSVRVLPPMAFYPVDWTRVGSYFRQPHSRFDSKWVEAKLVQLSLESYGVHLWNRETRNTRIEEGSVMGRLVSSHCILCREIYSL